Proteins encoded by one window of Streptomyces clavuligerus:
- a CDS encoding L-serine ammonia-lyase encodes MAISVFDLFSIGIGPSSSHTVGPMRAARMFAQRLKKEGLLAHTVSVRAELFGSLGATGHGHGTPKAVLLGLAGNSPRTVDVETADAEVERIKESGRIEVLGMHGIAFDFDRDLVLHRRKALPYHANGMTMAAHDERGEPLLTKTYYSVGGGFVVDEDAVGEDRIKLDDTVLKYPFRTGDELLRLTRETGLSISALMLENERAWRTEDEIRAGLLEIWRVMQSCVSRGLSREGILPGGLRVRRRAAGSARQLRAEGDPQARAMEWITLYAMAVNEENAAGGRVVTAPTNGAAGIIPAVLHYYMNFVPGADDEGVVRFLLAAGAIGMLFKENASISGAEVGCQGEVGSACSMAAGALAEVLGGTPEQVENAAEIGMEHNLGLTCDPVGGLVQIPCIERNGMAAVKAVTAARMAMRGDGNHLVSLDKVIKTMKETGADMSVKYKETARGGLAVNIIEC; translated from the coding sequence GTGGCCATCTCGGTCTTCGACCTCTTCTCGATCGGTATCGGCCCCTCCAGCTCCCATACGGTCGGCCCGATGCGCGCCGCCCGGATGTTCGCCCAGCGGCTGAAGAAGGAGGGCCTGCTCGCCCACACCGTCTCCGTCCGGGCCGAGCTGTTCGGCTCCCTGGGCGCGACCGGCCACGGCCACGGCACCCCGAAGGCCGTGCTGCTGGGCCTCGCCGGGAACTCCCCGCGCACGGTCGACGTCGAGACCGCCGACGCGGAGGTGGAGCGGATCAAGGAATCCGGGCGGATCGAGGTGCTCGGCATGCACGGGATCGCCTTCGACTTCGACCGCGATCTGGTGCTCCACCGCCGCAAGGCCCTGCCCTACCACGCCAACGGCATGACGATGGCCGCCCACGACGAGCGGGGCGAGCCGCTGCTCACCAAGACGTACTACTCGGTCGGCGGCGGCTTCGTGGTGGACGAGGACGCGGTCGGCGAGGACCGGATCAAGCTCGACGACACCGTGCTGAAGTACCCGTTCCGCACCGGTGACGAGCTGCTGCGGCTCACCCGGGAGACCGGTCTGTCGATCTCCGCCCTGATGCTGGAGAACGAGCGGGCCTGGCGCACGGAGGACGAGATCCGCGCCGGGCTGCTGGAGATCTGGCGGGTGATGCAGTCGTGCGTCTCGCGCGGGCTCTCCCGCGAGGGCATCCTCCCGGGCGGCCTGAGGGTCCGCCGCAGGGCCGCGGGCTCCGCCCGCCAGCTCCGCGCCGAGGGCGACCCGCAGGCCCGCGCCATGGAGTGGATCACCCTCTACGCGATGGCCGTCAACGAGGAGAACGCGGCCGGCGGCCGGGTGGTCACCGCCCCCACCAACGGCGCGGCGGGCATCATCCCCGCGGTGCTGCACTACTACATGAACTTCGTCCCCGGCGCCGACGACGAGGGCGTGGTCCGCTTCCTGCTGGCGGCGGGCGCGATCGGCATGCTCTTCAAGGAGAACGCCTCCATCTCCGGCGCCGAGGTCGGCTGCCAGGGCGAGGTCGGCTCCGCCTGCTCCATGGCCGCGGGCGCCCTCGCCGAGGTCCTGGGCGGCACCCCCGAGCAGGTGGAGAACGCGGCCGAGATCGGCATGGAACACAACCTCGGCCTGACCTGCGACCCCGTCGGCGGCCTCGTCCAGATCCCCTGCATCGAACGCAACGGCATGGCGGCGGTCAAGGCCGTCACGGCGGCCCGCATGGCGATGCGCGGCGACGGCAATCATCTGGTCTCCCTCGACAAGGTCATCAAGACGATGAAGGAGACCGGGGCGGACATGTCGGTGAAGTACAAGGAGACGGCGCGGGGCGGGCTCGCGGTGAACATCATCGAGTGCTGA
- a CDS encoding helix-turn-helix domain-containing protein, whose translation MEEQAFNTAVAGLIREARKRAGVTQVYLGRRAGLSRGSIANIEAGTQVPPLYRLALIALALNVQPAELLPPLQPDEAADLPARHAADVAAVWAQASKMRGDHGEG comes from the coding sequence ATGGAGGAACAGGCGTTCAACACGGCTGTGGCTGGGCTGATCCGAGAGGCACGGAAGCGGGCAGGGGTAACGCAGGTGTACCTGGGACGCCGAGCTGGGCTTTCCCGTGGTTCGATCGCAAACATCGAGGCCGGGACACAGGTGCCCCCGCTCTATCGGCTCGCTCTTATCGCACTGGCGTTGAACGTGCAGCCAGCCGAGCTGCTTCCCCCTCTGCAACCCGACGAAGCCGCTGACCTTCCGGCTCGGCATGCTGCCGATGTCGCCGCAGTCTGGGCGCAAGCATCCAAGATGAGGGGCGATCATGGCGAAGGCTGA
- a CDS encoding ImmA/IrrE family metallo-endopeptidase produces the protein MAKADIAARALLLEFRIDAPPVNPFELAGALGVIVVPQRMDDDVSGMLLRKDGRCVIGVNESHSHERQRFTVAHELGHLRLHEGRPLILDTDARVNYRNAVSSMATDREEIDANRFAAALLAPESMVRRAAQRISFRTTHDLVRVLASQFHLSEMAMTYRLMNLGIVSGPAH, from the coding sequence ATGGCGAAGGCTGACATCGCGGCACGCGCGCTACTGCTGGAGTTTCGCATTGATGCGCCCCCGGTGAACCCCTTCGAGCTGGCTGGAGCCCTCGGCGTCATCGTCGTCCCCCAACGCATGGATGATGACGTCTCAGGCATGCTCCTGCGCAAGGACGGCCGCTGCGTCATTGGCGTCAACGAGTCTCACTCGCACGAGCGACAGCGATTCACCGTGGCGCACGAACTGGGACATCTACGCCTGCACGAAGGCCGACCGCTGATCCTGGATACCGACGCACGTGTGAACTACCGCAACGCGGTCTCGAGCATGGCCACCGACCGCGAGGAGATCGACGCCAACCGATTCGCCGCAGCGTTGCTGGCACCTGAGAGCATGGTCCGTCGCGCGGCTCAGCGCATCAGCTTCCGAACGACACACGACCTCGTCAGGGTGTTGGCCAGCCAGTTCCATTTGAGCGAGATGGCCATGACGTACCGCCTGATGAATCTCGGCATCGTCTCCGGTCCAGCCCACTGA
- a CDS encoding SMODS domain-containing nucleotidyltransferase, which translates to MQHSTGFDAFLRDTVNLSQAKLDLLANCVEAIYRALKADPELGPLVLAKKRQGSWAQRTIINPVGESEFDADFMLQLDEVAEWADNPKTYIEMVYAALHRHSVYGGMEHHRKCRCVQLSYAKSMHVDIVPYLRLKDGREVIVNRDDNVWEETNPAGFTAWMQKKDGIADGNLRKVIRLMKYLRNHRESFTGTRSIILTTLLGELVSETKAVSEPGCYSNVPTALLTIIKDLDTWLQDHPFKPSIPDPSGSGVTFDHRWNQDTYAYFRDRIHTHARQIREAYDEPDYDRSVRLWRSLFGNAFPDVPRPTASIASAAKFASPLLVTSTSRTGRAG; encoded by the coding sequence ATGCAGCACAGCACAGGCTTCGACGCCTTCCTTCGAGACACCGTGAATCTCAGCCAGGCCAAGCTCGATCTCCTCGCCAACTGTGTCGAGGCTATTTACAGGGCGCTCAAGGCGGACCCCGAGCTCGGCCCCTTGGTCTTGGCTAAGAAGCGACAGGGCTCCTGGGCGCAGCGCACCATCATCAACCCCGTCGGCGAGAGCGAGTTCGACGCGGACTTCATGCTCCAACTCGATGAGGTCGCGGAGTGGGCCGACAATCCGAAGACGTACATCGAAATGGTCTACGCCGCACTTCATCGCCACAGCGTCTACGGTGGCATGGAACACCATCGTAAGTGTCGTTGCGTACAGCTCAGTTACGCGAAATCCATGCACGTCGACATCGTGCCCTACCTCCGCCTTAAGGACGGCCGCGAGGTAATCGTCAACCGTGACGACAACGTGTGGGAGGAGACCAACCCGGCAGGCTTCACCGCCTGGATGCAGAAGAAAGACGGCATCGCTGATGGCAACCTGCGCAAGGTCATCCGTCTGATGAAGTACCTGCGGAACCACCGAGAATCATTCACCGGCACTCGGTCTATCATCCTCACCACTCTGCTCGGCGAGCTCGTGAGCGAGACCAAGGCCGTCAGCGAGCCGGGCTGTTACAGCAACGTGCCCACCGCTCTGCTCACCATCATCAAGGATCTCGACACCTGGCTGCAGGACCACCCTTTCAAGCCCTCCATCCCTGACCCTTCTGGATCGGGTGTGACCTTCGATCACCGATGGAACCAGGACACCTACGCCTACTTCCGCGACCGCATCCATACCCACGCCCGCCAGATCCGCGAAGCATACGATGAGCCGGACTACGACCGAAGCGTGCGACTGTGGAGGAGCCTGTTCGGCAACGCCTTCCCCGACGTTCCGCGCCCCACCGCCTCAATTGCCTCGGCGGCCAAGTTCGCGAGCCCCCTGCTCGTTACCTCCACCTCCCGCACCGGGCGCGCCGGATGA
- a CDS encoding ThiF family adenylyltransferase: MSKRKKPRDQPNSWQQELLGQLTALAAGHRQDLRVTGRPRTGPDNLVTVPISIRTADIPQVQGGLPVKEVEDFDLILPPTPAAPPWVQTRHTRFAGTPHVLEGNRLCIYLDPTREWDPRAGIASVVNRLWEWITDATANKFDPTTALYHPVGGVLHYTAGAPTVVAREALPYHTPSTGWLTPRSPHRLDLTTGPVNADSHRAPILPVDHSLPLGAGSTLAELMTLIDSTDLDIPKVVPQSGALSQALLTALAASCVRAPEGTAQYFILAVRHPAIPASAPFLLAGRLKPPFSDMLRLLTRRRAPGRLGRLSDELLQATIEWCYLSDERPEITIRRDTQRPVHIFQGTHIHIWGCGGIGSWAAELVTRAGAARITLSDPGLITGGLLVRQNYTENHIGTSKAVALAQRLRTIRDDVTIEIASPPPDSALIEAADHADLIIDATVSMPAGRFLDLLAQRPHRKAVLAQMATDSLSASLGILTVAAPGTPASLSTIDHISGQRVLATSSLEPYHQLWAEPAPGDELLPTRGCSVPTFHGSAADLMATTATLVNLLGIQMRHPQSGTHLCAQPHTGVLPAHHFITHTAPDQ; this comes from the coding sequence ATGAGTAAGCGCAAGAAGCCTCGGGATCAGCCCAACTCGTGGCAGCAAGAGTTACTGGGTCAGCTCACGGCTCTCGCGGCCGGGCACCGCCAAGACCTGCGCGTCACCGGCCGCCCTCGCACTGGTCCCGACAACCTGGTCACCGTGCCCATCAGCATCCGTACTGCCGACATACCACAGGTGCAGGGGGGCCTGCCCGTGAAAGAAGTCGAGGACTTCGATCTCATTCTTCCCCCCACACCTGCAGCCCCGCCCTGGGTGCAGACCAGGCACACCCGGTTCGCCGGCACCCCGCACGTGCTGGAGGGCAACCGACTGTGTATCTACCTTGACCCAACCCGTGAATGGGACCCCAGGGCCGGAATCGCCTCCGTCGTGAATCGGCTGTGGGAATGGATAACCGACGCGACGGCCAACAAATTCGATCCCACAACCGCCCTCTACCACCCGGTCGGTGGCGTTCTGCACTACACGGCGGGCGCTCCGACGGTGGTCGCGCGAGAAGCACTCCCGTACCACACGCCAAGCACAGGATGGCTCACCCCTCGCAGCCCTCACCGACTCGACCTCACCACGGGGCCTGTGAACGCGGACAGCCACCGTGCTCCGATCCTGCCGGTAGATCACTCCCTCCCCCTGGGAGCCGGCAGCACCTTGGCCGAACTGATGACGCTCATCGACTCAACCGACTTAGACATACCTAAGGTGGTGCCCCAGTCGGGCGCCCTATCTCAGGCACTACTCACAGCACTCGCAGCAAGCTGCGTACGCGCCCCCGAGGGAACTGCCCAGTACTTCATCCTGGCCGTCCGCCACCCTGCCATACCAGCAAGCGCTCCTTTCCTTCTCGCCGGCCGATTGAAGCCTCCCTTTAGCGACATGCTGCGCCTGCTTACGCGCCGCAGAGCACCAGGCCGACTGGGTCGTCTCTCCGACGAACTCCTCCAGGCCACCATCGAATGGTGCTACCTCTCCGATGAACGCCCTGAAATCACCATCCGTCGAGACACCCAGCGTCCCGTCCATATCTTTCAAGGGACCCACATACACATCTGGGGCTGCGGCGGAATCGGCTCATGGGCTGCAGAGCTGGTAACCCGAGCAGGAGCCGCACGTATCACCCTCAGCGACCCCGGTCTTATCACCGGCGGTCTCCTCGTACGGCAGAACTACACAGAGAACCACATCGGGACGAGCAAGGCAGTCGCTCTGGCCCAGCGTCTGCGCACTATCCGGGACGACGTCACCATCGAAATCGCCAGCCCGCCACCGGACTCCGCTCTGATTGAGGCCGCAGACCACGCGGACCTCATCATCGATGCCACCGTCAGCATGCCCGCAGGACGCTTCCTCGACCTCCTCGCCCAGCGTCCCCACCGCAAAGCAGTTCTCGCTCAGATGGCTACTGACAGCCTGAGCGCCAGCCTGGGAATCCTCACGGTAGCCGCCCCCGGCACCCCCGCAAGCCTCTCCACGATTGACCACATCAGTGGTCAGCGTGTCCTGGCCACCTCAAGCCTTGAACCCTACCACCAACTGTGGGCCGAACCAGCCCCAGGCGACGAACTACTTCCCACCCGCGGCTGTTCCGTCCCCACCTTCCACGGTTCCGCCGCCGATCTCATGGCAACAACCGCGACCTTAGTCAACCTTCTGGGCATCCAGATGCGCCACCCCCAATCGGGAACCCATCTGTGCGCTCAACCCCACACCGGCGTTCTCCCAGCCCACCACTTCATCACCCACACGGCTCCGGACCAATAG
- a CDS encoding SAVED domain-containing protein — protein MAHIVGRSTHERSPRGSDPLSETLRDEADNLMLLCAQEHTEIDAKATQDMFTVAWLRGLKQDHEDRIRHVTGLGPDRATTVVRMMGPVHGNAVELSRQTAASAVTARRRFPLFLESYSRHGVEIDLQNTPGEGQTVSGNALSAAAASRSYYQQAVKVIDGVIQYQLQPGIESGSVQHVSVFGFARLPLLVYLGSRLDDTVPTDVYQRHRSEQSWVWPTESGAGVEFSVRLTQAEPAGDEAVVIMNVSGAIASREVPAEIAALRRYEISPVNAEIYPDILRQPASLCHLEAAFRGILARLEIEAKGLRRLHMLPAIPMSAAVTLGRIHHPQVHPQLVIYERLAGSYAPTLEVGQSID, from the coding sequence ATGGCTCATATCGTTGGACGGAGCACTCATGAGCGCTCGCCTAGGGGGTCGGATCCGCTGAGCGAAACTCTGCGGGACGAGGCGGATAATTTGATGCTGTTGTGTGCTCAAGAGCACACTGAGATTGACGCCAAAGCCACGCAGGACATGTTCACCGTCGCGTGGCTGAGAGGGCTGAAGCAGGACCATGAGGACCGCATCAGACATGTGACGGGACTCGGTCCCGATCGAGCCACCACAGTGGTCCGGATGATGGGGCCGGTGCACGGAAATGCAGTGGAACTGTCGCGACAGACGGCCGCGAGTGCAGTGACAGCGCGGCGTCGGTTCCCGCTGTTCTTGGAGTCCTACTCCCGACATGGAGTGGAGATCGATCTTCAGAACACGCCTGGTGAGGGGCAAACGGTCTCCGGGAATGCTCTGTCTGCGGCGGCTGCGAGTCGCAGCTACTACCAGCAGGCAGTGAAGGTCATCGACGGGGTAATCCAGTATCAGCTGCAGCCGGGAATCGAGAGTGGTTCCGTGCAGCACGTGAGCGTGTTCGGGTTTGCGCGCCTGCCGCTGTTGGTCTACTTAGGGTCTCGGCTTGACGATACGGTACCGACGGACGTCTATCAGCGTCATAGGTCCGAGCAGTCCTGGGTCTGGCCGACTGAAAGTGGCGCAGGTGTGGAGTTCAGCGTGCGGTTGACCCAGGCGGAACCGGCCGGCGATGAAGCTGTAGTGATCATGAATGTCTCGGGAGCGATCGCTTCTCGCGAGGTACCAGCAGAGATCGCGGCCTTGCGGCGGTACGAAATCAGCCCAGTGAACGCGGAGATCTATCCGGATATATTGCGTCAACCGGCTTCCCTGTGCCACCTAGAGGCCGCATTTCGAGGCATTTTGGCACGGCTTGAGATCGAGGCCAAGGGTTTGCGACGGCTGCACATGCTGCCTGCTATACCCATGTCTGCTGCTGTGACGCTAGGACGTATCCATCATCCGCAGGTTCATCCGCAGTTAGTGATCTACGAGAGGCTGGCCGGAAGCTACGCGCCGACTCTTGAAGTGGGGCAGAGTATCGATTGA